acccgcCAACTTATTTTGTCTGTAGATATCCACATATGTCCTGGAAATAAttgggattttaaaaatgcatacaaaCAGCCTTTAATTTTTTGGCTCTTTGTGCCGATATGATGCACTTcattaaataaatctgaatataCCAGACAATATGTGTTTGACAGTGATGCATGTAGAAGAGTGATGTGGCACCTTTTTAACTCTTTGACGCATGGATTCCCCCAGTAAAGAAAATACAATATTAATTTACGTGAGCCTCCTTCCTCCTAATAATCTGAATCTCTTatgtaaaacctttttttttcaaccaggCTGAGAAAGCAAATTTGAATGGGAAAGACGACGGGGAGAGAGGAGTGGCAGCTTTGCTGCTTTAGATGCCGCTGATCTGATGGTACATGGACTGGCTGAACTCGCCTTGGCTCAGAGCTCTGGGCAGCAAAGTGTTGCTGGTGATGTCAGTGACGCAGTCAGACGCAGCTCTGCGCCTGAGCAGACTTTGACAGTCCTTCAGATTTGCGCTTGACCTGCAGGATTTGTAGTTTGAGAGGCACCTGGATTGACAGGGATCGACACGCCGAGTCAGAGCAGACAGAATGATCTagatttattgttatcttcCAGTGAAGACAAGCTGCTCTGTTTCTTTTAGGGCACGATTGGGTGTATTTTACGCACGCGTACCTCCAGGACGCAATACTTTTAGGGAGAAACCCTTTCCAAGTGACAAAAGTGGAGCCATGGTTGGTTTTACGCAGAGCACAAATATGCCGATTAGACTGTCTGAGACACTTTTTTGGCGGAGTCTGCATTTCTTCTGAGATCTGATAATATGTGATATTCCTGCTGCTGGTGGAAACGTATAATCCCTCCCTGATTACCGCTCACAGATGGATTGCGTCCTGTTGGAGAGCCGGGTGACATCAGGGCCTACTCAAATGAATTTAGCCGCTATGCTTGCGTCTTGATTGCTGAACTGAAGCCATTTAGGGCAGACAGTCTTCTGCGCGCCAGCGGTACCTCAGCTTCTCCATCGGTGCCAACATGAGAAGAACTGTACTCAAAGAAGCCGCCAAGCGATTCCCCTGGCTGGCCAATGTGACTTTGTACGGGTGCTTATTCGCCGGAGGTGACCTCGTCCACCAGCTCATGGCTCAGAAGGAGTGCATGGACTGGAAACACACTCGCAATGTTGCCATCGTGGCAAttagtttccatggaaactttAATTACTTCTGGCTACGAGCCTTGGAGAGACGTTTCCCTGGAAAGTCTGCCGGGATGGTTTTCCGCAAACTCCTGCTGGATCAAAGCTTCGCCTCGCCCTTGGCCACCAGTGTCTTCTACACGGGTAAGATGACACATTGATCTTAATACACAACTAATGCACACAAATGACAGTTTAACCTAGGCAATGTGCAAAATGCATTACCTCTGTTGAGAGGAACGTTTTTCTATGAACCAAACATCTACTATTATCTCGTGCCAAAAAATATCTCAAGCCAAGATGAATTGGGtttataaatgaaatataaGAATTGAAGCAATGGGGAGTtaaggtggcatcctatcaatGTTATCTCTCAATCAAACATCATGTAGGCCACGGTAAGGAATCACACTCTACATTGTGCGTAAAGGCGCACAAATGGTTATCGTTCCAAACTCTGCCTaaacgcctcctctggtcttgCAGGAGTGAGCTTCTTGGAGGGTAAGGAGGATATATTTGAGGACTGGAGGGAGAAGTTCTTCAACACCTGGAAGGTAAGGAAAGGCATCAGCACCATCAAGCGAAAGAAAGTCACCTTCCCTTCGCACTCGGTGGCTGCAGCTGACAGCTCACAACCAGATTACCACAGATTGTGCCACTGCTGCTTTTGCGCAGTGGCGTGGGAGCAAGGGAGGTAATTCAATCGTGACTACAGCCAGCGGATATAAACGTCAGCGAGGTTCCGGACGTTTATAGGAGCTGAAATCCTGCCAAATGTAAATCGTGGTGTCATGCTGTttctaaatttttatttaacttgtgCGATAAAGTTTTAGATGTATGGTTTCAATAGCATATATCTTGTCCCAAAAATGTTACTTTGTCAGAGATGGAAAGAGgtcttttaaagtctttttactttatatatcaattttttcttttgctaaaTTTCAGTAGTAAACGTCATATTCACTACATTTTTTTGACAGCTTTATACTAAGCCCATATAATGGTAAACTATGTATTACTGTTCATTACTTGAGACTAGAATAAACTTCCTCCTCCACTATCCACAAGCCATTAAAGGAGGATTAAATCCGTAATTATAATCAGATATTAAATAATGTGACACTGACAGGGGACATTCTGTTGCACAGCAAAAATGAGCCTACTATTTAATATAGGTAAGTACATTTCACTCTGTTTTTACTTAACTTGTGAAAGCAGGACTTTTACTCTTTAACTATAACATTGCTTACTTTCCAGCAATTatccttacacacacacacacacacacacacacacacacacacacacacacacacacacacaccacgtATGTGTGTACAACATCTCTGAAGGCTGTATTAGAGATTAAATGATTTGTAGATATTCTGTGGTGCACTGATATGGACATTCCAAGAAATCAATCATCCTAAAAGTACCATTAAATCCAGAACAAAGCCCAACTCACAGCGCAGTTCATCATAAAATGGGATGGGAATGGGATGCTGGAACTATATCATCAAGCAGTTAGGATGAATGAAGTGCCTTTACCCCATAGGGAAACTACACCATCCATTTCCATAACATTGGGTGTGGTATATTTGTTGATAAAAGGAGAGTAATGTTTTCAGTAATATTACTGCATTTCTCATTATGGTCATTTAAGGTAGACAGAGCAGAGATGTACACAGGGGTTGTGAAAGTCCTTTACATATTAAGATCACTCATCGTGTCTTGTTTTCCCTTTCAGACTGGACTCATGTACTGGCCATTCATGCAGGTAAACTTGGAATCAGTTTATTATTAGTCAATAAGGAACAAAAGGAGTTAATCAGTGATTTGGCAGTTGTGCTGTAAATATGgtgaacattttcagtgtgACTAAATGAAAGAGTGCAGTATCTACATTAATATGTCAATTTTAAGTATAAGCCAGTTCTAACTGTTTATGGAGCACTGTGCATTGCTCCTGGTTGAGCTGTATTGACTGCAAATATAAGGATATAATAACAATGGAGCTGTGGATGAAACACAATAACAGGAGCAACAATACAGTAAcatacataaaatgacaattaCTAGTAAATTCAAGAGCTTGTTGTTGAATGTCATAGACTACGTCATTGAATGAATAACACTGAACTTGTTGAGAAAGGCAACAACATGTGCTGAATAAGACCTCATCAGAATTTGGTTAGTCTAATGCTGCATGAAATCTATAGACCCATCATGATTACTGTTTCCTCCCATTATAGAGAAAAAACTTTGGCTTCTCAGTGAGATTCTCAGAACAGAATTTTTTATGGTCTTTGCAAATGGGCAACAAAATGAGTCAATAAACTAttattacataataaataaatgcaaacgATATCCTGCAACTATGTCCGACCCTCTCCCTGACATCTTATCTCTTGCCTCTTCTTAGTTTCTGAACTTTGCCCTGATGCCATTGCACATGCGAACGGCCTTCATGGGTTGCTGCGCCTTCCTGTGGGCCACCTTCCTGTGCTTCTCACGGCAGAGCGGCGATGGCACTGCCGCTGTGGCTCTGGCGTTTCTCATGGACCCCCGTAAAACTCTGGAGGAGATGCGTGAGGCCCGGCTGGCCCGAAAGAAGCAAAAAGCCCAGAGAGAAAACTAAAGAGAGGAGGAGCACATAGCTTCTGTCATCCAGACATTTGAGCTTTGATAGCAGGACAGTTGGGTTATCTAAAGCTGTTAAACCAGCATCCACAAACTGAAAGCACTGTGGAGAGCTGAAAAGCTGAAGAGTGAATGAAAACTGTGTCACTGATGCAGATTTCAAACACCAGTGCGATTAGTAACACTATTACGTTTGATGATGTGggcatttacaaggcagggagagTGTAATCCAGTGCTTTTTGACTCTTTTTAACTGTAAGTGTCTGATGCAAGCCCTCTAGAGTTATGAAAATGTAATTCCTGACAGCTGAACAgaccaaagaaacacaaaatgcagtatAAGAAGACAGTCTAAAACCACAAACAAGCTGTAGTCTTAAGTGTAATCCATTATATCTAAAGTGtcagataaaacaaacaacatacaCAGAattattctattttaaaaacatcatctgTAATAGAGCTAAAAAGAATCAATTTTGTCCTGAGGGTGGTGCTGGAGTAACAGTCAGGAGGATCGTTATAATCAAACAAATCCATCCTCAGGCGAGCATGATGGTCCATCAGCTCACAAGATCAGGATATTTGTTGTataaaagtgaatattttggCCATAAAGGAGCGGAGGTCAGTGGATTTATAGGATTCACCCTCAGGGAGCTAAATGTAATTAtgtatactactgttcaaaagtttggggtcacccagacaatttcctgttttccatgaaaacccacagttttattcatgtactaacataattccacaaaggttttctaatcatcaattagcctttcaacaccattagctaacacaatgtagcgttagaacacaggagtgatggttgctggaaatgttcctctgtactcctatgtagatattccattaaaaatcaaccgtttccagctacaatagtcattgaccaaattaacaatgtctagactgtatttctgattaatttaattttttattcattaaagaaaacagtttttctttcaaaaataaggacatttctaagtgactccaaacttttgaacggtagtatatatgCAGTAAGGTTTTTACCAACCACATTGTAAttattgaagtattttttgTGGACCAACACTAAAATGGCTAAAGTGGAGTTTAGAGCCAAGTGCTCAAGCTTATCACACATTGTTTACAGCTGCAGTGATGTATAAATGATGGCTCTGACTCCACACCTCAAAGGTTTCAGTTGAAACAAGACTGGGCCAGCAGACATAATGGGCATTTCATTTGTGGTAGAAGGCCGTGGCTGGTTGTGCTGATGGCCCTGGTTTGAATAAGCCCATGGTGCATTGTAGCTCCTGAGACCTAAATTAAGGGCTTGCTGTTTCTGCAGTACACCTGTTGTGCCTTTTCTTGGTGACAAATCTGCCCTGACTACAGGTCTATGAGCTTGCTGTGTTTGGCTGACTGGTGGTCGTCATTAGTAATCAGTAAAATGagatatgtatgtatataattTTGTGCgtgttttaaattaatttgctTTGGGAAGCACTGATGTAATCAGACTaatgtctgaaaatataaatgttttggGATTGTGAATGTGCTCAGTAATCTGCAAAGAGAACTTTGAAAATACTTGATGGTGGTGCTAGAGGAAAGGTCAGTGTGTTCAACAGAAACATATGGAGATAATGAATATCTACATCAGATTTACATTAGTTTTCAGTGGACTTTGCCACAAGTGTTCAAGGAGAGAACTGGCTATGGTGGTGGTGCTTTATGAAAGAAGGAAATAATTTGATGGCATTTACAGCAGTTTTAGATATGTTGAGAGTCTGAGTTGGACAAAGCAAGAGCTCATTATTCAGGAAATATTGGCTTTAATTGCTGTCAGTTAGATGAGAAAATTTGAACACTGCACCCACAAATATACTGTTTTTGCAGCATAATTGCAATAACTGAGCTTAGTTCCCTGCTTCTGGTCTAAGCTACCTGCCCATTGACTGTGGTTTAATATTAGTGAACAACTTCTGTCTAACTCTGTAAGAAGCAAATAATCACATCCCCTGGAAAGTCCAACAGTCAGCTTACCACTCTCAATCAAAAGCACCCATGATGTATTAATGCAAAAGATATGTATCAGTGCATCCCATTTGTGTTGTGTCTCCTGTGTTTGAGATGTGAAGATACGGTATTATAATCCTGTCCTCTTACTTGAACCATCTAATAGGTTGCCATCAGCCCAGATACCTTATTGTGTACCACATCACCTACCTGAGCCAGACTCATTATTCACTCTTGTTTAGATTTAGCGAAGCTTAAACactttcattattatttatgaaaGAGATTTGATGATTGTATTACTCGATATACCCATATTATATCAGAAggtaaaagctgaaaaattgtACTTGATTTGGGCGCAGCCCTCTAGTAGATACATGTTGactgaaaaacaacactgaaataaacCTCAAGAAATGTTaagcatttttcaaaacagtGTATGAAAGTCCATATTTTGGCAGTATGATGACTGGTTAACAGTACACTGTGACAACTTCAACTATATTGCTGTGCTGGTGCTTTGATATTTTCAGAACAAGGATGCTTCTTTGTTATGGGAATTCTCATATGTTCTTTTGACAAGGGTCCAGACAGTCAACCTGAAACCAATAAACCGATCAAACATCTCCGTCCTATTCTGTTTAGTAGATCCGATTACGACAATGAGCACAGATCTGAATGAGATTTGATGGGGAAATTGTGTCAGAGTTAAGCCATGAACAATGAGATTGTAGCACTGTCAAGGTGTTGAACCAGCTTCTGGAGCAGATTAAGACTGAAATAATTACACATAGACAAACAATGTCTGGCAACTGAAGACCAAGAAACTGTGGCCATACTTGCGTTGTGAGGCTGAACTTGATGAGATAATGTAATGAGATAAATTTAATATCAACATTCTAACCACACTAAACACAAACCACCGCCAACACTAATAGGAAAGTTGTGGGAACAAAGTACTGGATGAATACACATTTTGATCTGATGGTGGTGACTGAGTTAAATATTAGTTTTGCCCAAATTTCATTCATCcaacagtttgacatttcaCACAAAGACCACACATGTGACACCATGCCAGCCATTAAGAATTATGGACACTGAGACGCAATTTTCTAAATTGTATCCCTCATCCACTTGTCATATTTATTCACCTTTTAAGATCAACAACGGACCTTTGAATGAAACCTCCTTAGGTCTTGCGCTGGGGTCATCTGCAGCATTTTGCCCTCCCCTGACAATGGGCCTGTGCGAACTTTATGGTGTGGTAAACGGTAGGATTCACCTGTTGGCAATCATGAACGTCAACACAAAGTTTGACAACAATCAGTCCTGTAGTTATTGCGATATTTCAATCTGAGCCAAAGCTGGGGTCCAACCGACGTGGCCATCCTGCTACCAAATGTGTATAATACAATGTTTTGCATAACAAGCTCTATGTAAAACTGCTGGCATCAGCTCCTTGACAAACTACAACACTGAAAGGCTTTTCTCCCATTGATACATTTGGACTAACAATCCAGTAGTGTAATTTGTGCAAAGGCCATTTTGTCTTTAAGTATGACAATAAATGCACCCATTACAAAGTAAATTTTATTGATGATAATTATacttacaaacatttttaagtaaaaaaaaaagtaatggaGTATTACTTAAAACCTTTTCTCACTTACTCTATCTAGCAAGCAGCATTAGGGATATGGATGCAAAGTTGGTTAGCATGCCAGCACAGAACTCTGTTGCACTTTTGTACTTCTGCACTTCAAGCTACATACATAATGTTGAGTGCTTATCAGAGATAACTTTAGAGCCTAACAGCTTTTAAGTCAGGCTAACCACAGCACTGTCGCTCTGAACTCAACACAATGTTGATATCAGttcttttttaatgtcattcttcagaagaaaagcaaatgagcattgttttttaaaaatgcagaactACCTCTTTAACTAAATTCCCTCTAATGTCAGTGAAGGTCACATATGTTTGCAATCTGCTGTCAGTGTAGACAAGACTCGGTGAAAACATGCAGCCCAGATATGAAGCAAGGACACATTGGATTGGAGGTTGCGTGAGTGTGTATAACAGCTTTATGCTCTAGTGATGGTGCGTGTGGATTAACCAGGATCAGATAGGCCTGCTTAATCCCTCTGAAAAGGACAGAGTTGACCCagtttgacctctgaccccacCGACAGGAAGTGGAATTCCCCAATCAGAGTCAAGGATGCTGTCAGGTGCCATTTAACACTCCTTCCTTCACTCATTCTCAGAAGCATAGCCATCATGTAAGTAAGCAGatgcagagcaggaggaagactGTGGGAGGGAGTAGAGGACTTATAATGCAATGCACtttgccatatatatatatatatatatatatatatatgtatatatgtatatatgtatatgtgtgtgtgtgtgtgtgtgtgtgtgtgtgtgtgtgtgtgtgtgtgtgtgtgtgtgtgtgtgtaataccataaaaacacacaaagaagcaaaaaaaagcaacGCAATCAACTTTGTCCACAAATAtgcaacctataaataatgaaatactgTATAGTGCAATTCATTGGATTGAAGGTTTTAAAGTAGCTTTGATGCTGATATTGATGTTTGTACACTCCAAGTGACAGACCCCAATCTGACCTTTTTTTCTACGTATCTTCAAAACCCACTTAGACAAGTTTCCCACAGCACTAGAAGACAGCACCACCTTCTGGTAATCCATCAAAACGTGTGCAATCATGCAGAAAGCCCTCTGATTGGATAATATTCCTGATCCCGCCTATCAATACGTGATTGACAGGCAGTTGACTAATAGTTTTAGGCTAAGAGGCTGTCATTAACTTCTGATTGGTCGACTGGTCTTGGACAATATAAATGGCAACATTTATTGTTCGACGTCTTCCCGAAGCAGTAGCAACTTTGCGGTGTCCCACTCAAGGCAAGTACACAAGTAGTGTTATTTTATCGACTTGTCTTAAAAATTACCCGTCAAACTCTGTCGctattaataaaaacatttgtagACGATCTAGAGAAAGGTTACAACAGTTAACTTTGCGTCGAAATAAGCCAACTGTTGAGCGTAAATTGTAGTAGCGGTACATTGGTTGCAGTTGGGATTTAAATGGTTAACGCCGTTAGCCGAACTAGCTCGCTTTATTTGTTTGGACTCGTCtaactttcttttatttaagTTTTAGGTTTAGTAGCTAAACTTCTGCAATGTTTATAAAAGCAAGTGTTGTTTCTGATAAACAACACACAAGTTTACGTTTTATGTCCTCTTTTAAGTAACGTCTTCTTTAGGTTCCCGTTTTTTACTTTGGCTAACTGTGACCGGAGTCCGTAGAAATCTTGTAAGCAATTTATCTCTGATGGTGCTTGAGTTACATTTATTGAATATGACCCAAGTTAAGCAGTCATGTGAATCAACCGAATATATTCTTCAATTCGGCAGACATTAGTATTCAAGTAAACATTATTTACTGTAGGTTGAAACTTTT
This portion of the Amphiprion ocellaris isolate individual 3 ecotype Okinawa chromosome 19, ASM2253959v1, whole genome shotgun sequence genome encodes:
- the mpv17l gene encoding mpv17-like protein, giving the protein MRRTVLKEAAKRFPWLANVTLYGCLFAGGDLVHQLMAQKECMDWKHTRNVAIVAISFHGNFNYFWLRALERRFPGKSAGMVFRKLLLDQSFASPLATSVFYTGVSFLEGKEDIFEDWREKFFNTWKTGLMYWPFMQFLNFALMPLHMRTAFMGCCAFLWATFLCFSRQSGDGTAAVALAFLMDPRKTLEEMREARLARKKQKAQREN